From Gouania willdenowi chromosome 18, fGouWil2.1, whole genome shotgun sequence, one genomic window encodes:
- the LOC114480119 gene encoding eukaryotic translation initiation factor 4 gamma 1-like, with the protein MSVPKTNMKELNKKEAIGDLLDDFTEPPGFSRSQQGQRKEPRKIIIHSMSLNYDVQLNKAEKAWKPTVKKNSCSRGAEEVVDNDPEVAKTGELFKHLRSILNKLTPQKFPELMKQVSELTIDTEERLKGAIDLISEKAILEPNFSVAYANMCRGLMGLKVPSADKPGKTANFLYLLLNRCQKEFEKDQDDDEIFEKKQKELEAAKDDEERERLWVELENARVIARRRSLGNIKFIGELFKLKMLTEAIMHACVVKLLKNHDDKSLECLCRLLSTIGKDLDFEKAKPQMDEYFNQMNKIIQEKMTSSRIRFMLQDVLDLRKNIWVPRRGDQGPKTIDQIHKEAELEEHQEQIKVHQQLLSKKESSGGGGRMCGGGMGGPGSHTPGGGPNSQPQDDGCGNTVPISKDRPIDTNRLYKIIKSGGMDLNNLVLAPGGKAGCKGVWRSWEKGCSGGTEAKPASADQESERPATSTLNHFSALQQTSSLLSSSDTDHRDRDHFDRSGHVDGREGSPITKRSFSKESQERGGRSEESAPTPPPSLPKPSLSEEEMEKKSKAIIDEYLHITDLKEALQCVAELNSASMLYVFVRQGLESTLERSTTVREHLGLLLHQLVKVGTLPTEQYYKGLQEILEVTEDMAIDIPYMWLYLAELITPMLHEGGIPMGQLFREISKPLVPLGKAGVLLAQILQLLCKGMTPKKVGDLWIEAGLNWNDFLPEDKDVNKFVTEQKVEFTTGEELGPKEVVKKQLLSGEELSKQLDRLLQDKADNKHIMDWVEANLDEEQAASNHFVRSLMASVCGIAIICEHPYKAIAEQIMVRAELLQKYLNDEEKELQALYALQAMMVHMEEPANLLCMFFDTLYYEDIIKEEAFYKWETSKDPAEQTGRGVVLKSVTAFFTWLREPEEESDKE; encoded by the exons ATGTCTGTGCCAAAGACAAACATGAAGGAACTTAACAAGAAGGAGGCCATTGGGGACCTTCTGGATGACTTCACAGAG CCTCCTGGTTTCAGTCGCTCCCAGCAGGGCCAGCGCAAAGAGCCCAGGAAAATCATCATCCACAGCATGTCTCTAAATTATGACGTGCAACTAAACAAAGCTGAGAAAGCCTGGAAACCTACGGTGAAGAAGAACTCTTGCAGCCGTGGTGCTGAGGAGGTTGTGGATAATGATCCTGAGGTGGCCAAAACTGGGGAGCTGTTCAAGCATTTGCGTAGCATCCTGAACAAGCTCACCCCACAAAAGTTTCCAGAGCTAATGAAGCAGGTGTCTGAACTAACAATAGACACAGAGGAAAGGCTGAAAGGTGCCATTGACCTGATATCTGAGAAGGCCATCTTGGAACCAAACTTCTCTGTGGCCTATGCCAACATGTGCCGCGGCCTAATGGGG TTGAAAGTCCCCAGCGCCGACAAACCAGGTAAAACTGCAAACTTCCTCTATCTCCTACTCAATCGTTGCCAGAAGGAGTTTGAGAAAGACCAGGATGATGATGAGATCTTTGAAAAGAAACAGAAGGAGCTGGAGGCTGCCAAAGAT GATGAGGAGCGTGAACGTCTGTGGGTTGAGCTGGAAAACGCCAGGGTTATTGCCCGCCGCCGCTCACTGGGCAACATCAAGTTCATTGGTGAGCTCTTCAAGCTGAAGATGCTGACCGAGGCCATTATGCATGCCTGTGTAGTTAAACTACTGAAGAACCATGACGACAAGTCTCTGGAGTGTCTCTGCAGACTTCTCTCCACCATTGGCAAAGACCTGGACTTTGAAAAGGCCAAG CCTCAAATGGACGAGTATTTCAATCAGATGAACAAAATCATCCAGGAAAAGATGACCTCTTCCAGAATCCGCTTTATGCTGCAAGATGTTCTAGACCTCAGAAAG AATATCTGGGTGCCCCGTAGAGGAGACCAAGGTCCCAAGACTATTGACCAGATTCATAAGGAGGCAGAGTTGGAAGAGCATCAAGAACAGATCAAAGTCCACCAGCAGCTCCTGTCAAAGAAGGAAAGCTCTGGAGGAGGTGGTAGAATGTGTGGGGGGGGCATGGGAGGTCCAGGGTCTCATACACCGGGCGGTGGACCAAATAGCCAGCCTCAGGATGATGGATGTGGGAACACGGTGCCCATCTCCAAGGACAGACCCATCGATACCAATCGCCTTTACAAGATCATAAAG TCCGGTGGTATGGACTTAAACAATCTGGTGCTGGCTCCTGGTGGCAAAGCCGGGTGCAAGGGCGTGTGGCGCAGCTGGGAAAAAGGCTGCAGTGGAGGCACTGAAGCTAAACCAGCAAGTGCAGATCAAG aGTCAGAGCGTCCTGCTACCAGCACTCTGAACCACTTCTCAGCCCTTCAGCAGACTTCATCACTGTTGTCTTCATCAGACACTGATCACAGAGACAGGGATCACTTTGACAGATCTGGCCACGTTGATGGACGGGAAGGAAGCCCAATCACCAAGAGAAGCTTCAGCAAGGAGTCCCAGGAACGTGGTGGCAGAAGTGAGGAGAGCGCTCCCACTCCCCCTCCTTCTCTTCCCAAACCTTCCCTTAGCGAAGAGGAGATGGAGAAGAAGTCCAAAGCCATCATTGATGAATACCTCCACATTACTGACTTGAAG GAGGCGCTGCAGTGCGTGGCAGAGCTCAACAGTGCCTCAAtgctttatgtgtttgtgcGGCAAGGCCTGGAGTCCACACTTGAACGCAGCACAACTGTCAGGGAACACTTGGGCCTGTTGCTGCATCAACTTGTGAAAGTTGGGACGTTACCCACTGAACAATACTACAAAGG GCTCCAGGAGATCTTGGAGGTAACAGAAGACATGGCCATTGATATACCTTACATGTGGCTGTACCTGGCTGAACTCATCACCCCTATGCTCCATGAAGGAGGCATCCCTATGGGACAGCTCTTCAG GGAGATCTCAAAGCCTCTGGTGCCTCTGGGAAAGGCTGGCGTGCTGCTGGCACAGATCCTCCAGCTGCTGTGCAAAGGAATG ACTCCCAAGAAAGTTGGGGATCTGTGGATTGAAGCTGGCCTGAATTGGAATGACTTTCTTCCTGAGGACAAAGATGTGAACAAGTTTGTCACTGAGCAG AAAGTGGAGTTCACCACAGGAGAGGAGCTGGGGCCAAAGGAAGTGGTGAAGAAGCAGCTCCTCAGTGGAGAAGAACTCAGCAAACAGCTGGACAGACTGCTTCAAGACAAGGCTGATAACAAGCACATCATGGACTGGGTTGAG GCTAATTTGGATGAGGAGCAGGCTGCTTCTAATCACTTTGTACGATCACTGATGGCCTCAGTGTGTGGGATCGCTATCATAT GTGAACACCCGTACAAGGCCATTGCTGAGCAGATCATGGTAAGAGCCGAGCTGCTGCAGAAATACCTGAATGACGAGGAGAAGGAGCTGCAGGCTCTGTATGCCCTGCAGGCCATGATGGTACACATGGAGGAGCCTGCTA ATCTGCTGTGTATGTTCTTCGACACCTTGTACTATGAGGACATTATTAAAGAGGAGGCCTTCTACAAGTGGGAGACGAGTAAAGACCCTGCGGAGCAAACAGGAAGAGGTGTCGTGTTGAAGTCGGTCACAGCTTTCTTCACCTGGCTCCGTGAGCCTGAGGAGGAGTCTGACAAGGAATAA
- the LOC114480115 gene encoding eukaryotic translation initiation factor 4 gamma 1-like produces the protein MSVPKKNMKELNKKEAIGDLLDDFTEPPGFSRSQQGQRKEPRKIIIHSMSLNYDVQLNKAEKAWKPTVKKNSCSRGAEEVVDNDPEVAKTGELFKQLRSILNKLTPQKFPELMKQVSELTIDTEERLKGAIDLISEKAILEPNFSVAYANMCRGLMGLKVPSADKPGKTANFLYLLLNRCQKEFEKDQDDDEIFEKKQKELEAAKDDEERERLRVELENARVIARRRSLGNIKFVGELFKLKMLTEAIMHACVVKLLKNHDEKSLECLCRLLSTIGKDLEFEKAKPQMDEYFNQMNKIIKEKMTSSRIRFMLQDVLDLRKNIWVPRRGDQGPKTIDQIHKEAELEEHQEQIKVHQQLLSKKESSGGGGRMCGGGMGGPGSHTPGGGPNSQPQDDGCGNTVLISKDRPIDTNRLYKIIKSGGMDLNNLVLAPGGKAGCKGVWRSWEKGCSGGTEAKPASADQESGRPATSTLNHFSALQQTSSLLSSSDTDHRDRDHFDRSGHVDGREGSPITKRSFSRESQERGGRSEESAPTPPPSLPKPSLSEEEMEKKSKAIIDEYLHITDLKEALQCVAELNSASMLYVFVRQGLESTLERSTTVREHLGLLLHQLVKVGTLPTEQYYKGLQEILEVTEDMAIDIPYMWLYLAELITPMLHEGGIPMGQLFREISKPLVPLGKAGVLLAQILQLLCKGMTPKKVGDLWIEAGLNWNDFLPEDKDVNKFVTEQKVEFTTGEELGPKEVVKKQLLSGEELSKQLDRLLQDKADNKHIMDWVEANLDEEQAASNHFVRSLMASVCGIAIICEHPYKAIAEQIMVRAELLQKYLNDEEKELQALYALQAMMVHMEEPANLLCMFFDTLYDEDIIKEEAFYKWETSKDPAEQTGRGVVLKSVTAFFTWLREPEEESDKE, from the exons ATGTCTGTgccaaagaaaaacatgaaggaACTTAACAAGAAGGAGGCCATTGGGGACCTTCTGGATGACTTCACAGAG CCTCCTGGTTTCAGTCGCTCCCAGCAGGGCCAGCGCAAAGAGCCCAGGAAAATCATCATCCACAGCATGTCTCTAAATTATGACGTGCAACTAAACAAAGCTGAGAAAGCCTGGAAACCTACGGTGAAGAAGAACTCTTGCAGCCGTGGTGCTGAGGAGGTTGTGGATAATGATCCTGAGGTGGCCAAAACTGGGGAGCTGTTCAAGCAATTGCGTAGCATCCTGAACAAGCTCACCCCACAAAAGTTTCCAGAGCTAATGAAGCAGGTGTCTGAACTAACAATAGACACAGAGGAAAGGCTGAAAGGTGCCATTGACCTGATATCTGAGAAGGCCATCTTGGAACCAAACTTCTCTGTGGCCTATGCCAACATGTGCCGCGGCCTAATGGGG TTGAAAGTCCCCAGCGCCGACAAACCAGGTAAAACTGCAAACTTCCTCTATCTCCTACTCAATCGTTGCCAGAAGGAGTTTGAGAAAGACCAGGATGATGATGAGATCTTTGAAAAGAAACAGAAGGAGCTGGAGGCTGCCAAAGAT GATGAGGAGCGTGAACGTCTGCGGGTTGAGCTGGAAAACGCCAGGGTTATTGCCCGCCGCCGCTCACTGGGCAACATCAAGTTTGTTGGTGAGCTCTTCAAGCTGAAGATGCTGACCGAGGCCATTATGCATGCCTGTGTAGTTAAACTACTGAAGAACCATGACGAAAAGTCTCTGGAGTGTCTCTGCAGACTTCTCTCCACCATTGGCAAAGACCTGGAGTTTGAAAAGGCCAAG CCTCAAATGGACGAGTATTTCAATCAGATGAACAAAATCATCAAGGAAAAGATGACCTCTTCCAGAATCCGCTTTATGCTGCAAGATGTTCTAGACCTCAGAAAG AATATCTGGGTGCCCCGTAGAGGAGACCAAGGTCCCAAGACTATTGACCAGATTCATAAGGAGGCAGAGTTGGAAGAGCATCAAGAACAGATCAAAGTCCACCAGCAGCTCCTGTCAAAGAAGGAAAGCTCTGGAGGAGGTGGTAGAATGTGTGGGGGGGGCATGGGAGGTCCAGGGTCTCATACACCGGGCGGTGGACCAAATAGCCAGCCTCAGGATGATGGATGTGGGAACACGGTGCTCATCTCCAAGGACAGACCCATCGATACCAATCGCCTTTACAAGATCATAAAG TCCGGTGGTATGGACTTAAACAATCTGGTGCTGGCTCCTGGTGGCAAAGCCGGGTGCAAGGGCGTGTGGCGCAGCTGGGAAAAAGGCTGCAGTGGAGGCACTGAAGCTAAACCAGCAAGTGCAGATCAAG aGTCAGGGCGTCCTGCTACCAGCACTCTGAACCACTTCTCAGCCCTTCAGCAGACTTCATCACTGTTGTCTTCATCAGACACTGATCACAGAGACAGGGATCACTTTGACAGATCTGGCCACGTTGATGGACGGGAAGGAAGCCCAATCACCAAGAGAAGCTTCAGCAGGGAGTCCCAGGAGCGTGGTGGCAGAAGTGAGGAGAGCGCTCCCACTCCCCCTCCTTCTCTTCCCAAACCTTCCCTTAGCGAAGAGGAGATGGAGAAGAAGTCCAAAGCCATCATTGATGAATACCTCCACATTACTGACTTGAAG GAGGCGCTGCAGTGCGTGGCAGAGCTCAACAGTGCCTCAAtgctttatgtgtttgtgcGGCAAGGCCTGGAGTCCACACTTGAACGCAGCACAACTGTCAGGGAACACTTGGGCCTGTTGCTGCATCAACTTGTGAAAGTTGGGACGTTACCCACTGAACAATACTACAAAGG GCTCCAGGAGATCTTGGAGGTAACAGAAGACATGGCCATTGATATACCTTACATGTGGCTGTACCTGGCTGAACTCATCACCCCTATGCTCCATGAAGGAGGCATCCCTATGGGACAGCTCTTCAG GGAGATCTCAAAGCCTCTGGTGCCTCTGGGAAAGGCTGGCGTGCTGCTGGCACAGATCCTCCAGCTGCTGTGCAAAGGAATG ACTCCCAAGAAAGTTGGGGATCTGTGGATTGAAGCTGGCCTGAATTGGAATGACTTTCTTCCTGAGGACAAAGATGTGAACAAGTTTGTCACTGAGCAG AAAGTGGAGTTCACCACAGGAGAGGAGCTGGGGCCAAAGGAAGTGGTGAAGAAGCAGCTCCTCAGTGGAGAAGAACTCAGCAAACAGCTGGACAGACTGCTTCAAGACAAGGCTGATAACAAGCACATCATGGACTGGGTTGAG GCTAATTTGGATGAGGAGCAGGCTGCTTCTAATCACTTTGTACGATCACTGATGGCCTCAGTGTGTGGGATCGCTATCATAT GTGAACACCCGTACAAGGCCATTGCTGAGCAGATCATGGTAAGAGCCGAGCTGCTGCAGAAATACCTGAATGACGAGGAGAAGGAGCTGCAGGCTCTGTATGCCCTGCAGGCCATGATGGTACACATGGAGGAGCCTGCTA ATCTGCTGTGTATGTTCTTCGACACCTTGTACGATGAGGACATTATTAAAGAGGAGGCCTTCTACAAGTGGGAGACGAGTAAAGACCCTGCGGAGCAAACAGGAAGAGGTGTCGTGTTGAAGTCGGTCACAGCTTTCTTCACCTGGCTCCGTGAGCCTGAGGAGGAGTCTGACAAGGAATAA